Proteins encoded by one window of Caldalkalibacillus thermarum:
- a CDS encoding tetratricopeptide repeat protein, which yields MVHVSETWIEPHRIERELLNEIRKAKQERDKERVKQCVKALVHQYVYYGEYYKLSSEKDPYLAQKLLKKALQYQNDHPIAHYRLAHLLFEQKQYAEALYHFQKAIEGNPNEGLNQTQTIIAHLYTCHCALSIAKEAKSEAQFLMDNAYADYDREFVEKYLARVNIDEGLSEPNIYTKKTPEGIKFITEEQFFAYEEHLQPNEVLLRVTHRGYEVIYQGQRLTLNPPSFYVLACIIGSDGYISVGDIYDKLVNSSVELHINTVSIRQHIHRLSRRMPFWDDIIETHSTGNRAERRRREGITYALLCHSSVVLPK from the coding sequence ATGGTCCATGTGTCGGAAACTTGGATAGAACCTCATCGCATCGAACGTGAATTGCTCAATGAAATCCGAAAAGCAAAGCAAGAGCGAGACAAAGAACGGGTAAAGCAGTGTGTGAAAGCATTGGTGCACCAGTATGTATATTACGGTGAGTATTATAAACTGTCTTCGGAAAAAGACCCCTATCTGGCCCAAAAACTTTTGAAAAAAGCACTTCAATACCAAAACGATCATCCCATTGCCCATTACCGGCTGGCTCACTTGTTGTTTGAACAAAAACAGTATGCTGAGGCTTTATATCATTTTCAAAAAGCCATTGAGGGCAATCCGAACGAGGGGTTAAATCAGACACAGACGATCATTGCACACTTATATACGTGTCATTGCGCCTTGTCAATCGCAAAAGAGGCCAAAAGTGAAGCGCAATTTTTGATGGATAATGCGTACGCGGATTATGACAGAGAATTCGTCGAAAAATACTTGGCTCGGGTAAATATAGATGAGGGCTTGTCCGAACCAAACATCTATACGAAAAAGACCCCGGAAGGGATCAAGTTCATTACCGAGGAACAGTTTTTTGCCTACGAAGAACATCTGCAACCGAATGAGGTTTTACTTAGGGTGACGCATCGCGGTTATGAAGTGATATATCAAGGGCAAAGATTGACCTTAAATCCACCTTCATTTTACGTCTTGGCATGTATCATCGGTTCCGATGGTTACATTAGTGTGGGGGACATTTACGACAAATTGGTAAATAGCTCCGTGGAATTGCATATCAATACTGTTTCGATACGCCAACATATTCATCGCCTGAGCAGACGAATGCCGTTTTGGGATGATATCATTGAAACACACAGCACAGGCAACCGAGCAGAACGAAGACGCCGGGAAGGCATCACTTACGCCTTGTTGTGCCATTCCAGCGTTGTGCTGCCGAAGTGA
- a CDS encoding M28 family peptidase has translation MNTEKLLARYGFQLSDGNKEGRARESHAGRLLNETLAILRCKQISQLSTVAEQEWVTALKQASAQVKGPGKECLVDPRQGELPLSDIDLYMRGIVRWLNALGIYTTYSCDGHGKKRPYVYLLNTPTVEQQHLMTVCTLNEFKLFFRGKKVSFDVGHDVENVLLRYAERLYDLARDRSALKRLEAEQFKQELIELLNVPGESGREQRIRHVVVRKLRPLANELAIDQAGNVLATIDCGDGPTVLLSAHMDIYQELDEDRIISQNGTVLSSSKGILGADDRAGITVILNVCRRIRQTDFKGKLKIAFTVKEEIGLIGARRIEPAFLEDVNAAIVVDRRGTRDIVTSCYGTIPYCTEEYGRIFEKAGELAGQDGWKMTAGGSSDARVFAEMYRINTVNLSVGFQNEHTDRETLDYYAAFETAQLIQTVLHHQLITKIQALCTP, from the coding sequence ATGAACACAGAAAAATTACTGGCCCGCTACGGTTTTCAACTCAGCGACGGAAACAAAGAGGGCAGGGCAAGAGAATCCCACGCGGGACGGTTGTTGAACGAAACGTTAGCGATACTCCGCTGTAAACAAATCTCGCAACTTTCCACCGTGGCGGAACAAGAATGGGTTACTGCCTTAAAGCAAGCTTCTGCACAGGTGAAAGGCCCCGGCAAAGAATGTCTCGTCGATCCGCGTCAAGGCGAACTTCCTCTGTCCGATATCGACCTTTATATGCGCGGTATCGTCCGCTGGCTCAACGCGCTCGGCATTTATACGACATATTCTTGTGACGGACACGGTAAAAAAAGACCGTACGTGTACTTGTTAAATACGCCAACCGTAGAACAGCAACACTTGATGACCGTCTGTACTCTGAACGAATTTAAGCTTTTTTTCAGAGGAAAAAAGGTGTCGTTTGACGTCGGACATGATGTTGAGAATGTCCTTCTCCGCTATGCCGAACGATTGTATGACCTCGCCCGGGATCGCTCAGCGCTGAAGCGTTTGGAAGCAGAGCAGTTTAAACAGGAGCTGATTGAACTGCTGAACGTCCCCGGTGAAAGCGGCCGCGAACAACGGATACGGCACGTTGTCGTCAGAAAGTTGAGACCGCTCGCCAATGAACTTGCCATCGATCAAGCTGGCAATGTGCTGGCCACGATCGATTGCGGTGATGGACCGACAGTGCTGCTTTCGGCTCATATGGATATTTATCAAGAATTGGATGAAGACCGTATCATCAGCCAGAACGGCACTGTGCTGTCCAGCTCAAAGGGCATCCTGGGCGCCGACGATCGGGCGGGGATCACTGTTATCCTGAACGTGTGCCGCCGCATCCGTCAGACGGACTTCAAAGGAAAGCTCAAAATTGCATTTACGGTAAAGGAAGAAATCGGCTTAATTGGGGCCCGGCGAATCGAGCCGGCGTTTCTCGAAGATGTGAATGCGGCCATCGTGGTTGACCGCCGCGGAACGCGGGATATCGTCACCTCTTGTTACGGAACGATTCCATACTGCACTGAAGAATACGGACGAATTTTTGAGAAAGCGGGTGAACTTGCCGGACAAGACGGCTGGAAAATGACGGCGGGCGGCTCCAGCGATGCCAGAGTCTTTGCCGAAATGTATCGCATCAACACCGTGAATTTGTCGGTCGGGTTCCAAAACGAACATACGGATCGTGAAACGCTGGACTACTATGCCGCCTTTGAAACTGCTCAACTCATACAAACGGTGTTACATCATCAATTAATCACAAAAATACAGGCGTTATGTACGCCATAA